GATCTTCATGATGAAGCAATTCAAAAACTTAATGAAGCCAAAGCAATTTCAAATAAATCTACAAGATTAGAAAAATATATTGCTATGCTTGAAGAAGTGATTGCAATGCCTGCTGCAAAAGCAAGCCAATATGAACAAAATATCAATGAAGTTCAAAATTCAATCGACATGAATGATAAAGATTTAATTTTTAATGATTTCTACAAAAAACTTCAAACATATATCTCTGCAACAACAAGTGATAAAAATACATTCATCTTAAATCCAAAAGGTGAAAAAACACTTAAAGATGAATACAAAACACTTGCTAAAGATTTCAAAGAAGAAGATAAAAATGCAATCAATATGATTTTTGAAGAAATTGATAAAGCATTTGAATTAAATGATGCAATTAATAATTACTTAAATACAAGCGTTAATGAATTTAACTACGATGAAATCGTTGTTAATGTTAAAGAAATTAAAGCAAATGCATTAAAAGCAAAAATTAACCCAAATAAACCAATTGATTTTGGTATTGAAGACTTAAATAAGGGTATCGATGTCCTTGGAGTTAAGTTAGATAAAATTATGGATATCGTAAATGATATTCAAGTAAATAAACAATCACTTCTTGATCAAGATGTTGAAAGTATCAAAACACAACTCCCACAAGCAGTTACATTTGCTAGAACATTAAATGATAATGATTACTATGGTTACTTATTAGCAACTAGAAAAGAATATAAATATAGAGAAAAATCAGACAAGTTAAACGAAATCCTTAACCTTGAGAAGAATCAAGGTGCTCCAACATTATTTGTTTCTGCATTAGAAACAAGAGTTGATGAAGCACTTAGAACTTCTCACTGATGAGTATGATTATATATCGGATCTATAATAGCAGCAATTTCTGGATTTATACTTATTATTTCTAAAGCTAAAAAGAAACAAAAATAGTTTCTTACTATAAATAAATTCCTGAATACAAAGTTGACATTTAATTGTCAACTTTTTTGTACAAAAAACCACAACTATTACGTTGTGGTTGGCTTATTTTAAAACAATTTGTATAGTTCTTTAACTTCTTCATTTGTTAAATAACGATATTCACCAAGTTTTAAGTTGAGTTCATTTAATTTTAAGAAAGAAAACTCAATTCTTTCTAATTCAACTACAGTGTAGTCGAATTTGGCCATCATACGTTTAACTTGATGATATTTACCTTCTGTAAGAGTTAAATGTACAACATTTGGTTCGATAACTTTGATTTTAGAAGGTTTAACAACTTCGTTTTCATCTATTTCAAAGCCTTTTTCGAAATATTTAATCAACTCTGCATCAAACTCTTTGTCAAGAGTCACCTTATATTTCTTTTCAACATGTTTTTTTGGAGCTACAAGCTTATGTGTGAATTTGCCATCATTAGTAATTAATAAAATTCCTGTTGTATCAAGATCCAAACGTCCAACTGTATGTAAATCACGATATAATGAATCTTCTTCATAAAGATATTCAAAAACAGTTTCATGCATATTATCTCAATTAGCACATACACAATCTTTTGCTTTATTCATTACCATATAAACTTTTTTATCTTTATTTTCAAGGAATTCACCATCGTATCTGATTTCATCATTTTCAGGATCAACTTTGATGATTGTATTAACTAATTCACCATTTACAGTGATCAATTTATCTTTGATCACTTTTTTAACTTCACTTCGTGTAAAACCTAAAGCAAAGGCTAAATATTTATCTAAACGTTCTTGTTTCATATTATTTTAATGTGATGTTATAGAAATTACGTTTATAAACATGAATACCAGGTTGATTAAATGGATCAACACCCCTTAACATTGCTGATATTATTGAGCTGAATTGAATAAAGAATATTAAATCAATAATATTATGTAAATCAAAGCGTTCAATATTGATTTGTAATTCTAATAAATTAGATTCATCAGCAATATCTATGTTTTGTAATTGTTTTTTAACATCTTCCTTTCTTGATCTTGTAAATTCGAGAATATCATACCCTTTTATAAATTCGCTAAATTGTAAATTATCAAATTCAGAATTATTTATATATGTTTTAAAAATAAAATTCTCTTGCCCAGTGTTTCATTGTTTGTTTTTAAAATCATTATCATTTAAAAAAGCTTGAGTTATTAGTGCATTTGTATTTTTATTTTTAGTTTGGGTTAAAAGCATTTGAGCTCATTCTCCTAGGCTTAAAAGTTCAAACTGTTTCACAATTAAAAACTCATTTGAATAATTTAATTTATCACATAAAACATATCTAGCTAAAGCATATTGATAAATTGGATTATTACTATATTTAGTATTAATAAACTCATTATAAAGTCTTTTCGAGTATTCCAAATAATCATCTATATCTACACCATAGGCTAACAAAGTAAAAATTGTAATAGCATTATATGCATTATAAACCAGTGACGAATTAGGACTGATTGAGAATTTTGGATAATAATGTAATTTAACAAGTGAATTTAAAACATTATCTTGGTTATCTGTTGTTATATAAATTAAGCGATTAACGAATTTTGAATCATAGCCATCTTTATTTAATTTATCAATTAATTTTTGTCTAAATTCTCTAAATGCAATCCCTGTATCAACTGCAATTCCAGATTTAGAAATATAATTAATTGCGTAAATTTTATCTTTAACATTTAATAATTCACCTACCAAATTTTCAGAAGAAATTGAGTTATCAATAAAAATTAATTCAAATTGTGGTTTTCTGTTGCTATATTTACCAAAGAAAATCTCAAAAATTGCTTTTGCAAGCAATGATGCTTGATCATCAGCAATAATCACAATTGTATTAATTTTCATATCTCTAAGTAATTTGAGATAACTTTTAATACTTGATATATTATCTATTTGATCACTGAATAAGTCTGCAACCAATGGTATTTGTTGCATAATTTCTTGTTGATTAGCAAAATCAGATTCAATTTGTTTAAGCATATGAGAGTGTTGCGACATCTCTTTAAGTAATTTTGAATTATGCTTATTTATCTCAAAATTTATATTGGCAAATTTCATATTTCTCCTAATGCTTAAATTTTACCAAATTATGCAATTTAAAAGGCAATGAAAAACAAGCATAGAAACGGATATGCTTGCATATTAATATTATTTGATGAGATAAATCTCATTTTCACTAAAGGGATAAAAATTAATTATAAAACTATTATTTAATAAAAAAGATTTATTTTATCGTCAGATAATATAATTATTGGTTTTCTAAAATTTAAAAAATCCACTAGAATAATTTTATTGTGATAGTGAAAATATAATATAAACTACCCTTAGTACACCTGGGTCATTCCTAGTATTATTAATAATTTTCACTATACTTAAATATTAGCAAATAAGTAACTCTAGTCAATAAGTTTCCATTAATTTCCATATTTTAGCTATTTTTAGAACAAAAATTAAAACAGCAACTTTAATTTGCTGTCTTAATTTAGATTTAATTATTCATTTATATTCATCTTGTTGTATGGTGTTTCTTGTTTTTCTTCCAATGTAAGAACTCTGCATGCTGCAACAATCATTGTAAATGACACAAATAAAATTCCTATAATTGCTAATCAATAAGTTGTTTTATCTTTTAAAAGATTAGCATGCACTGCAATAACAGCTATTGAGAAGAGGTAAAATAAAATTGTCATTCCACATAATAGTCCAGTGATTATAAGTCCATAGTAATATAATGTTCCAGTATGGAAATCAGGGTTTGGATTAGCAGAACCTTTACTATTTCAGTCTGCATATGATTTAAAAACACCAGCCAAAATTGCTAAAACAACTATTAAAATAAATGAAAAAATTGAAATATAAGCCCATCTACGTGGGTATGAATCATAAGTTTTAACCATATATAATTTTCCTTTGTTTAATTTTACTTGAAAAATTAAAGTTTTACTAATAACAAAAGATAAAACTTATATAATTAATTTACTTATAAAAATAAGTAAAAGGAGATTAAATGATTTTTGATAAATTAAGCAATATTAAAAACTATAAATTTGAAAATAAAGCGCTCGAAAAAGCTTTAGAAATTGCGCAAAACATCAATATTGATGATTATGAAGATGGTCTTTTTGAAATAGAAAAAGATATTAAAGTTTTTAAACGGAATTTTAATCCCTTTTATGAAGATGTAAATTTTGGTGAATTACATGATCAACATGTTGATATTCATTTATTTGCAAATGATATCGATGAAATTATTGAATTTGATTCTGAACCAAAATTCTCAGAAAATGACATTTTAGATGCAATACCTGCAAATGATGTTGTTTTTATTAAAACACCTACATATAGTAATAAAGTTCGTGTATCAAAAGGAGATTTTGCATTATTTTTCCCTGGAGAATTACACAAAGTTTTAAATACAGATAGCAACTATCCAAATAAAAAGAAATTAATAATTAAAGTTAAAATTAAATAAATTAGGAGTTTAAATATGACACATTCAGTAAAAACATTTTTATTAAAACCAAACTTTTATGACAAGTGAACAGATGTAGAAGTTAAAGGTTGAGTTTCATCAAACCGTGGAAACAAGAAAATTCGTTTCATTGAAGTAAATGATGGTTCAACAGTTAAAAACTTACAAGTAGTTTTTAAAGGTGAAAACTTTGATTTTGAAGTACTTGACACATTAAAACCTGGTTCAGCGG
The nucleotide sequence above comes from Mycoplasma sp. Pen4. Encoded proteins:
- a CDS encoding YhcH/YjgK/YiaL family protein, which produces MIFDKLSNIKNYKFENKALEKALEIAQNINIDDYEDGLFEIEKDIKVFKRNFNPFYEDVNFGELHDQHVDIHLFANDIDEIIEFDSEPKFSENDILDAIPANDVVFIKTPTYSNKVRVSKGDFALFFPGELHKVLNTDSNYPNKKKLIIKVKIK
- a CDS encoding pseudouridine synthase; the protein is MKQERLDKYLAFALGFTRSEVKKVIKDKLITVNGELVNTIIKVDPENDEIRYDGEFLENKDKKVYMVMNKAKDCVCANWDNMHETVFEYLYEEDSLYRDLHTVGRLDLDTTGILLITNDGKFTHKLVAPKKHVEKKYKVTLDKEFDAELIKYFEKGFEIDENEVVKPSKIKVIEPNVVHLTLTEGKYHQVKRMMAKFDYTVVELERIEFSFLKLNELNLKLGEYRYLTNEEVKELYKLF